The genome window GAAAGGGGCATGCCGCTCGCTTGAACTCGGATCACTTGCCGCTGTACCAGACGCCTCGCCGCCATTGGTGCAACTGCAGTCGACGCAGGAAATCATCCGGCAGTGACGGCAGGGCTTCGGTGGCCACATTCAAGGCGACTTGTTCCACATTTCGCATGCCGACGATCACCGTTTGAACGGCCGAGGGAGCCATTGCGAACTTGATCGCGGTGGCGGCCAACGAGTAGTGCTCCTCCAGCCCGAACTCTTTCAAGTCATCGCGAATCGCTTCGACTCGTTTGGACGTGCGTTCCATTCGGTCACCGGCAAAGTAGCCGGACCGAAAATCGTCTTTTGGGAACGAATGGTCGGCGGGATACTTGCCGGTCAAGGCACCTTCGTCCAGGGAGACGCGAACGATCACACCGGTTCCGGTTTCTTCGGCGACGGGCAACAACTGCGCCGCAGGTTCTTGTTCAAAAATGTTGAACACCACCTGCACCACGTCGACCAATCCATCTCGCATGAGCTGGATCACGCAGTTCTGATCTTGCTCAGGGGTGCACAGACCGATGCGGTTGATTTTGCCTTCCTGGCGTAGTTTCTGAAGCACGAGCAAGGGCTGCGGGTCATCGTTCCAAGCCGCCGTCCACGAATGCAATTGCAACAGATCGAGGCATTCGACGCCGAGGTTGCGAAGACGCTCCTCGACATTGGCCCGAATGTACGCGGCCCCGTAACGATCTTGCCAACGACAGTAGGGGCTTGGCGGCCAGGGGCCCTCCGAAGGCGGCGTCTTGGTCGCCACGTGAATCTTTTCCCGCATCGATGCGGGCAATTGTTTCAGGAACCGGCCGATGACCTGTTCACTGCGACCGTCCCCGTATCCGGGTGCGGTGTCGATGAAAGTGACCCCATGCTCGATGGCATGCTGAAGCGTCGCGAGGGAGGCGTCGTCCTCTTGAGCGCCCCACTGCCCGCCCAGGGCCCATCCACCGAAGCCAAGTTGAGAGACCGGGAAACCGTCGTGGCCAAGCGGGACTTGTTTCATAGCAAACGTTTCACGTCGTGAGTTTCTGGGGGGGTAAAAAAAGAATGGGTCTGGAAAGCGATGACGATTATCGGGCCGGTTCGTTCGACTCAAAAGGAAGTTGCCCGCTTTCGGGACGAACCGACCCGATCGTCTCAACTGGAATCATGCTCCCGTCCGAAATCCTTTCTCAGCGGCGACCCGAGGGTCTCGGTTAGCCCGGTAAGCAGAATCCTTGGCAGGTGCAGTGGTGCGAAAATTGTCCAACATCCCGCGTTTGTCGATCGTCGTCCCCCATGGTGGTGATGACGCGGCTTTCGAATCCTCGCTCGCAAGCGTATTGCAGCATCGCCCAGATGGGTGTGAGGTGATTGTGTCCCATGACGGGAACTATGACGACCCGTTTGATTTGGCCGAGGAGGTTCGGTTTGTCGACAGCGGCTCAACCAACGTTCTCCGCCAAATCACCGACGCAGCTGAACTGGCAATGGGCCGGTTCGTGCACGTCGTCGCGGACGGGCATGTCGCCACCGCGGACTGGACCGATGCGGCACTGGCCCAATTCGAAGGCCATGAGACTGGCGTCGTCGTGCCCGTTGTCCGCGACCCTGAATCGCAGCGGATCGAACACGCGGGCTGGCGAACGACCGCCTCGTCCGCCTGTGGACCGATCGGCTTCGGTGACAAACAAGTCGCTCGGAAAGCCGCCGCTCGCGTCGAAGGAGCCTTCCTCGCCGCGTCGTTCTGGCGCCGAGATCTGCTTCGCAGCTTGTCCGGAACGTATCGCGGCACCGACACCATCGAGGCCTCCGTCGGCTTCGGTCACCTGGTCACGCAAGCCGGCTGGCGATGTGTGATTGCCGAAGACAGCGTGATGGGAGTGGACTTCGAAACCGAAGTGCTCGACTACGATCTTCGCATCCAGCGGAACCATCGTCGACTGCAAGCCCTGTCGGACCACCTTCGCAGTGGTGGATCAGCGGGATGGGGACGCGGCGTGCAACGTCTGCTCACAACCACTCTGGCGGGCGGACTTCGCCCCTCGAGTTTGCTCGCAGGACTTCGACGGATGACCGCTCCCTTGGCCGGAAACGCGATCTCGCGTTCCGTGCAAACCGCGGGTGTGTTGTCCGTTGACGACAATCCCGAAACGTTGCCAATGCCAGCGATGGACCGCGAACCGCTTCGACGCGCGGCTTAGCCGGACGCGTTGCGTCTCGGCTCAGCCCATTGGAATAGCTGCTCGGACGACGGTCTTGCATGACCGTCGCGACTCGTACGATGGTCTTCCAAGACCGTCGCTCGGGTTTGGCTGGGCTCGGAAGCCCCGCCTACGATTCACTCGCCTACGATCTCACTCGGGAACAATCCGCAGCACCAAGTTGTTGCGGTGGATCACGTTCTCGTAGGGGCGATGCCCGAGGATCCATTCGATTTGCTCGCTGGGCTTGCCGGCGATGCGAGCCACTTCTTGGCTGCGATAGTTCGACAAGCCACGTCCGAACTCCTTCCCGTTGGGACCAACCAAGCGGACCACATTCCCGTGAGCAAAGGTTCCTTCGACTCGCTGAATGCCGATCGCGAGCAAGCTTCGGCCTTGCTTCTGGATCGCGTCCACGGCACCTTGGTCCAGGTGCAGCGTCCCTGCCACGTTGGCGGAACTGCCGATCCAACGTCGCCGCCCTTTCAACGAGCGTTTAGGCGGAACGAAGAAGGTTCCCACCGCTTCGCCCGCGAAAATGCGATCCAGCACCGTGTCGTCGTTGCCGGGGCCGATGATGGTCGGATGCCCGTGTGAGTTGGCCAGCTTGGAAGCACGCAACTTACCGCCCATCCCGCCTTTGCTGACCGCGGAAATCTGGTCATCCACCAACGCCATCACCCCATCGTCCACGCCGTGGACCATGCGAATCGGCTGGCTGTCTTCCGCGTCCGGGTGACCATCGTACAACGCCGAAACGTCGGTCAACAAAATCAACATCGCATCGTTGAAGAGGCCCGCCACATGCGCTGCCAAACGATCGTTGTCACCGAAGGTCGTTTTCAGTTCCGAAACCGCCACCGAATCATTTTCGTTGACGACCGCGATCGCGCCGAGTTCATCGATTCCATTGAGCGCGTTGCGAACGTGCAGGTAACCACTGCGGCGTCGGAGGTCATTGCGAGTCAGCAGAACCTGCGCGGCGTGTCGCCCTCGTTTCTGCAGCGATTTTTCGTAGGCACCGATCAAGTCGGCTTGCCCAATGGCGGCGATCGCTTGCAGGGTCTTCAAATCGGTTGGACGCTGGGGCAACTTCAGCTTGGCAACGCCAGCGCCGACAGCACCGCTGCTGACCATGATGGTTTGCCGTCCGGTGTCCGCGATGCGGCATAGCTGCTCCGCCAGTCGATCCACGCGTTCGAGATCGAGCTTGCCGTCCGAAGTGGTGAGGACTCGCGTCCCAACCTTGACGACCACACATTTCGTTTCATCGAGGATCCGTTGCCGAATGGCGAGATCGTTGAGTTCAGTGGATTCTTTCAAAGCGTTGATTGCAATTCAGCCAATTGGTGCATGTCGTCTTTCAAACTGCTGTACAACGATCGGTACACAGGAAAGAGCTTGTTGTAAGTGTTTTTCGCGGAACGCTCCGCTTTCGTTTCGGCGGCCACTTCAATGGTCGCCTGGCAAGCCTGTGCGATGTGTTTGTAGGCTCCGTCGCCGACCGCGGCGAGCAGAGCGACACCGAAGGCCGGCCCCTGTTCCACCTTCAAGGTGGTGATCTTTTTGCCAAACACATCCGCCTGCATTTGACGCCAAAAGACGTTTTTGCTGCCGCCACCGCTGGCGCGGATTTGGCGAACTGGAACGCCCAGTGACTCGATGATCTCCAGGCTGTCTCGCAGAGCAAACGTGATGCCTTCCATCACCGCACGGGTCATTGCTGCTCGATCATGAGTGAGATTCATGCCGACGAAGGCACCGCGAGCGTTGGGATCCGCGTGCGGCGTCCGTTCACCATTCAAGTAAGGCAAGAACAACATCCCACCGCTGCCGGCGGTCGCCTTTTCAGCTTCCGCCGTCGCGGCCTCGAACCGTTTCGAGGCGGGCACACCTGCCAAACCTTGCAAGACCTGATCCACCCACCATTGCAGCGAACCACCGCTGGTCAAGTTCACCCCCATCATGTGCCACTTCCCACGGACGGCGTGGCAGAACGTGTGAAGTCGCCCAGATGCATCGACGTTGGGTTCGTCACTGTGGACAAACATCACGCCGCTGGTTCCGATCGACGTGCTGAGCAAACCCGATTTCACGATGCCGTTGCCGATCGCACCCGCAGCGCAGTCGCCCGCGCCCCCGACGACTTTGCAATCCGTCGTCAACCCGAGTGCCTTGGCCGCCTCTTTGGTCAGCGTGCCGGTGACGTCTTCCGACTCCACCACACGTGGCAACAAATCAGGGGACAAATCCAGTTTCCCGAGCAATTGCTTCGACCAATCACGCTTTTTCACGTCCAGGAACAACGTGCCGCTGGCGTCGCTGACCTCGGTGACATAGTCGCCGATCAGTCGCCGGCGGATGTCATCCTTGGGCAGCAAAACCTTCGCCAGTTTGTCGAAGTTGCGTTTCTCATTGTCACGCAACCAAAGCACCTTGGGAGCCTGAAACCCCGTCAGAGCAGGGTTCGCGACCATCCCGATCAGCTTTTCACGGGAACCGGCTGCCGACGTGATTTGATCACACTGATCCGCCGTTCGTTGATCGTTCCACAGCAGGGCAGGGCGGATGACATTGTCGTCTCGGTCCAAGAAAACCGAGCCGTGCATTTGTCCTGACAAACCGATCGCTTTCACGTCAGCCTTGTCGACACCTGATTTTTTCATCACCGCCTTGACGGTCTTTTTCGTTGCCGCCCACCAATGCTCCGGATCCTGCTGGGTCCAACCTGGTTTGGGTTGTTCCATCGGATATTCGGCGTTGGCCTCCGCGACCACTTGCCCCGTTTCGTCGATCAGCAGGGTCTTGGTGCCGCTGGTGCCAATGTCGATGCCGAGATAGTGAGCCATGGTGCGTTGCTTCAGTGCAATGAATTCAAAGACAAGGGGGGATGAGAGCCGCTCTGAGAAAGCGAACTGGCGGGTAGTATAACGCGTACTTGCGTTTTCAACCACGCAACCAACCTTCCAACTGACGTCCCACGAGCTCCCACGATGCCTGCGAAAACTCGCCTCGCGAAGATTGAATCTGCCGATCGGGACGCGTTTCGTTCCGCTTCCGCCGACGATGCCGAGCAGCATCCGGCGATCCTAGCGTCGTCTTCGAGCCGCTCAATCCATTCCCAAAACACCCCACCAACCCTCTGGCAGCGCCGCCAGTGGTTGGCCTGGACGTCCATCGCCGGAACCGCCGTTTTGACGGGTTGCCGCGAATCCTCCTCGACCGACGAAGCCGAATCGGCGTCCATCATTCGGACCGACGTGCCACTTCGAATCGTTTGGACGGGAACCGATTCCGACGCCGAAACGTTGCGTCGAACCTGGCAATCGATCAGCGAACAACCGCTCCAAATCACCGTGGTCACGCCGCCGACGGAGTCCGCATCGTCCCAGGATTCCCCCGACAAACCCGATGGCGACGCTGACCAAGAAGCATCGATTTGGGATGCCGCAGCCAAGGCTGATGTCATCGTCTTCCCACTCAGCCAGTTGGGCGAAATGGTGTCGCGGGAGCGGATCATGCCATCGCGAAAGTCTCCATCCGGGACGAAACCGAACCCACCGGCGGTCCGAGTGGCCACGACGTTCGGACAAGAATCGCGAGCCCTCTGCTTGGGCGGGGCCTTGCCCGCTTTGTTGGTTGGCGAGAAAGCGACCTCCAAGGTTTCAACCTCCTCCACGATCACCTGGGACGACCTCGAAAAGCTTGCCGCAGAGTTTCCAGGAAAAGTCGCCGAGCCAACCGCGGAGGGCTGGGCTGGCGTGTCCTACCTTTGGCGACTCGCTTCGGTCCTCAGTGCCAGCTGGTTGTTTGACCGCGACACGCTGGAGCCGTTGCTGACTCAACCCGAATACGTCGACGTCTTGCGTCAGATGGTCGCCACGACCCAGCAGGGGCCTGATTCATTCATGACTCCTGGCGAAATCTTTCGCAATGTCGGTTCCGGTAAACTCGTTGCTGGCATCGGATTCCCGCAAGTCGAAATCGACCCAGTGGATGAAGATGACGAGTCCGCCTCAGCCGGCAACGTCCAAGTTTCCGGCTTGCCCATCGCCGAGCGCGGCGTGGCCAATGCCGACGGCGTGATCATGGAACGAACCGGCCGCGCGGTGTTCGCGCCGCAAACACTCGCGGGATCACTCGCCGCATCCTGCCGCCAGACCGCCGCCGCGAATCAGTTTCTCAAATGGTTGGCGGGAGGCGAGGGCAGCGAACCGTTGTACCGAT of Rhodopirellula islandica contains these proteins:
- a CDS encoding aldo/keto reductase, whose amino-acid sequence is MKQVPLGHDGFPVSQLGFGGWALGGQWGAQEDDASLATLQHAIEHGVTFIDTAPGYGDGRSEQVIGRFLKQLPASMREKIHVATKTPPSEGPWPPSPYCRWQDRYGAAYIRANVEERLRNLGVECLDLLQLHSWTAAWNDDPQPLLVLQKLRQEGKINRIGLCTPEQDQNCVIQLMRDGLVDVVQVVFNIFEQEPAAQLLPVAEETGTGVIVRVSLDEGALTGKYPADHSFPKDDFRSGYFAGDRMERTSKRVEAIRDDLKEFGLEEHYSLAATAIKFAMAPSAVQTVIVGMRNVEQVALNVATEALPSLPDDFLRRLQLHQWRRGVWYSGK
- a CDS encoding glycosyltransferase family A protein, translating into MRKLSNIPRLSIVVPHGGDDAAFESSLASVLQHRPDGCEVIVSHDGNYDDPFDLAEEVRFVDSGSTNVLRQITDAAELAMGRFVHVVADGHVATADWTDAALAQFEGHETGVVVPVVRDPESQRIEHAGWRTTASSACGPIGFGDKQVARKAAARVEGAFLAASFWRRDLLRSLSGTYRGTDTIEASVGFGHLVTQAGWRCVIAEDSVMGVDFETEVLDYDLRIQRNHRRLQALSDHLRSGGSAGWGRGVQRLLTTTLAGGLRPSSLLAGLRRMTAPLAGNAISRSVQTAGVLSVDDNPETLPMPAMDREPLRRAA
- the proB gene encoding glutamate 5-kinase is translated as MKESTELNDLAIRQRILDETKCVVVKVGTRVLTTSDGKLDLERVDRLAEQLCRIADTGRQTIMVSSGAVGAGVAKLKLPQRPTDLKTLQAIAAIGQADLIGAYEKSLQKRGRHAAQVLLTRNDLRRRSGYLHVRNALNGIDELGAIAVVNENDSVAVSELKTTFGDNDRLAAHVAGLFNDAMLILLTDVSALYDGHPDAEDSQPIRMVHGVDDGVMALVDDQISAVSKGGMGGKLRASKLANSHGHPTIIGPGNDDTVLDRIFAGEAVGTFFVPPKRSLKGRRRWIGSSANVAGTLHLDQGAVDAIQKQGRSLLAIGIQRVEGTFAHGNVVRLVGPNGKEFGRGLSNYRSQEVARIAGKPSEQIEWILGHRPYENVIHRNNLVLRIVPE
- the xylB gene encoding xylulokinase — translated: MAHYLGIDIGTSGTKTLLIDETGQVVAEANAEYPMEQPKPGWTQQDPEHWWAATKKTVKAVMKKSGVDKADVKAIGLSGQMHGSVFLDRDDNVIRPALLWNDQRTADQCDQITSAAGSREKLIGMVANPALTGFQAPKVLWLRDNEKRNFDKLAKVLLPKDDIRRRLIGDYVTEVSDASGTLFLDVKKRDWSKQLLGKLDLSPDLLPRVVESEDVTGTLTKEAAKALGLTTDCKVVGGAGDCAAGAIGNGIVKSGLLSTSIGTSGVMFVHSDEPNVDASGRLHTFCHAVRGKWHMMGVNLTSGGSLQWWVDQVLQGLAGVPASKRFEAATAEAEKATAGSGGMLFLPYLNGERTPHADPNARGAFVGMNLTHDRAAMTRAVMEGITFALRDSLEIIESLGVPVRQIRASGGGSKNVFWRQMQADVFGKKITTLKVEQGPAFGVALLAAVGDGAYKHIAQACQATIEVAAETKAERSAKNTYNKLFPVYRSLYSSLKDDMHQLAELQSTL
- a CDS encoding ABC transporter substrate-binding protein gives rise to the protein MPAKTRLAKIESADRDAFRSASADDAEQHPAILASSSSRSIHSQNTPPTLWQRRQWLAWTSIAGTAVLTGCRESSSTDEAESASIIRTDVPLRIVWTGTDSDAETLRRTWQSISEQPLQITVVTPPTESASSQDSPDKPDGDADQEASIWDAAAKADVIVFPLSQLGEMVSRERIMPSRKSPSGTKPNPPAVRVATTFGQESRALCLGGALPALLVGEKATSKVSTSSTITWDDLEKLAAEFPGKVAEPTAEGWAGVSYLWRLASVLSASWLFDRDTLEPLLTQPEYVDVLRQMVATTQQGPDSFMTPGEIFRNVGSGKLVAGIGFPQVEIDPVDEDDESASAGNVQVSGLPIAERGVANADGVIMERTGRAVFAPQTLAGSLAASCRQTAAANQFLKWLAGGEGSEPLYRSIPGLQHPTTESSIDGAAGGNYQPWLRSAWQNPNVMPPLNLVGGDRYLAVLDSEIRKCLTGDQSPEDACAAISESWSELHKEYGVKKQKRSWQQALGLL